A DNA window from Pseudomonas sp. GD03919 contains the following coding sequences:
- the purM gene encoding phosphoribosylformylglycinamidine cyclo-ligase: MSKQPSISYKDAGVDIDAGEALVERIKGVAKRTARPEVMGGLGGFGALCEIPAGYKQPVLVSGTDGVGTKLRLALNLNKHDSIGQDLVAMCVNDLVVCGAEPLFFLDYYATGKLNVDVAATVVTGIGAGCELAGCSLVGGETAEMPGMYEGEDYDLAGFCVGVVEKSEIIDGSKVVTGDALIALPSSGPHSNGYSLIRKIIEVSGADIEQVQLDGKALADLLMAPTRIYVKPLLKLIKDTGAVKAMAHITGGGLLDNIPRVLPQGAQAVIDVASWNRPAVFDWLQAQGNVDEHEMHRVLNCGVGMVICVAQDQVETALASLRASGEQPWVIGQITEAAEGAAQVQLNNLKAH, translated from the coding sequence ATGAGCAAGCAACCCTCCATCAGCTACAAGGACGCAGGCGTCGACATCGATGCCGGTGAAGCCCTGGTCGAGCGCATCAAAGGCGTGGCCAAGCGCACTGCCCGTCCGGAAGTCATGGGTGGCCTGGGTGGCTTTGGCGCCCTGTGCGAGATCCCGGCCGGTTACAAGCAACCGGTGCTGGTGTCCGGCACCGACGGCGTCGGCACCAAGCTGCGCCTGGCGCTGAACCTGAACAAGCACGACAGCATCGGCCAGGATCTGGTGGCCATGTGCGTCAACGACCTGGTGGTCTGTGGTGCCGAGCCGCTGTTCTTCCTCGACTACTACGCCACCGGCAAGCTCAACGTCGACGTCGCTGCCACCGTGGTCACCGGCATCGGCGCAGGTTGCGAACTCGCTGGCTGTTCCCTGGTCGGTGGTGAAACCGCGGAAATGCCGGGCATGTACGAAGGCGAAGACTACGATCTGGCCGGTTTCTGCGTCGGCGTGGTGGAAAAGAGCGAAATCATCGACGGCTCCAAGGTCGTCACCGGCGACGCGCTGATCGCCCTGCCCTCCTCCGGCCCGCACTCCAACGGCTACTCGCTGATCCGCAAGATCATCGAAGTGTCCGGCGCCGACATCGAGCAGGTGCAACTGGATGGCAAGGCCCTGGCCGACCTGCTGATGGCACCGACTCGTATCTACGTCAAGCCGCTGCTCAAGCTGATCAAGGACACCGGCGCGGTCAAGGCCATGGCCCACATCACCGGTGGTGGCCTGCTGGACAACATCCCGCGCGTGCTGCCACAAGGCGCCCAGGCAGTGATCGACGTGGCCAGCTGGAATCGCCCAGCCGTGTTCGACTGGCTGCAGGCACAAGGTAACGTCGACGAGCACGAGATGCACCGCGTGCTGAACTGCGGCGTCGGCATGGTCATCTGCGTTGCTCAGGATCAGGTTGAAACCGCCCTGGCCAGCCTGCGCGCCAGCGGCGAGCAACCTTGGGTCATCGGCCAGATCACCGAAGCTGCCGAAGGCGCGGCCCAGGTTCAGCTGAACAACCTGAAAGCCCACTGA
- the purN gene encoding phosphoribosylglycinamide formyltransferase — MPCNVVVLISGSGSNLQALIDSIAHDGNPARIAAVICNRADAYGLQRAKQAGIATELLDHKQFDGREAFDTALIQAIDAHQPDLVVLAGFMRILTPGFVQHYAGRLLNIHPSLLPKHKGLHTHQRALEAGDSEHGCSVHFVTEELDGGPRVIQAVLPVMADDTAESLASRVHQQEHLIYPLAVRWFAEGRLRLGAQGAMLDDQPLPASGHLIRT; from the coding sequence ATGCCCTGTAATGTCGTCGTCCTGATCTCCGGCTCAGGCAGTAACCTGCAAGCGCTGATCGACAGCATCGCCCACGACGGCAATCCGGCTCGCATCGCCGCGGTTATCTGCAACCGCGCCGATGCCTACGGCCTGCAGCGGGCGAAGCAGGCCGGTATCGCCACCGAACTGCTTGACCACAAGCAGTTTGACGGCCGCGAAGCCTTCGATACGGCGCTGATTCAAGCCATCGATGCCCACCAGCCCGATCTGGTGGTGCTGGCCGGCTTCATGCGTATTCTTACGCCAGGCTTCGTTCAGCACTACGCGGGACGCCTGCTGAACATTCACCCTTCGCTCCTCCCCAAGCACAAGGGTCTACACACGCATCAACGAGCTCTGGAAGCCGGGGACAGCGAGCATGGCTGCAGCGTGCACTTCGTCACCGAGGAACTCGATGGTGGCCCCCGGGTCATACAAGCAGTGCTGCCCGTGATGGCCGATGACACGGCCGAAAGCCTGGCCAGCCGCGTGCACCAGCAGGAACACCTGATTTATCCGCTGGCGGTGCGCTGGTTTGCCGAAGGCCGCTTGCGTCTTGGCGCCCAAGGCGCAATGCTGGATGACCAGCCGCTGCCTGCCAGCGGCCACCTGATTCGAACCTAG
- a CDS encoding DUF3108 domain-containing protein, with translation MRRALLFALTLFALPALAEDLQPFSASYTADWKQLPVSGSAERSLKREDDGRWTLNFEASMLVASLTEESTFRVDNGALLPLTYRLNRSGLGKGKKVEQDFDWEQKQVIGNDRGDAVTFPLNRGLLDKSTYQVALQQDVAAGKKSVSYQVVDGDEIETYDFRVLGEEVVRTKAGLIDAIKVERVRDPTQSTRKTVLWFAKDWGHLLVRLHQVETDGKEYQIMLKEGTVAGKPVEGRRD, from the coding sequence ATGCGTCGCGCCCTGCTGTTCGCCCTGACCCTGTTCGCCCTGCCAGCCCTTGCCGAAGATCTGCAGCCTTTCTCCGCCAGCTACACGGCGGACTGGAAGCAACTGCCGGTCAGCGGCAGCGCCGAACGCAGCCTCAAGCGTGAGGACGACGGCCGCTGGACCCTCAACTTCGAAGCTTCGATGCTGGTTGCCAGCCTTACCGAAGAAAGCACCTTCCGCGTCGACAACGGTGCCCTGCTGCCCTTGACCTACCGCCTCAACCGCAGCGGCCTGGGTAAAGGCAAGAAGGTCGAGCAGGACTTCGACTGGGAGCAGAAACAAGTCATCGGCAATGACCGTGGCGATGCCGTTACCTTTCCGCTCAACCGTGGCCTGCTGGACAAGTCGACCTATCAGGTCGCCCTGCAGCAGGACGTCGCGGCGGGCAAAAAGAGCGTGAGCTATCAGGTGGTCGACGGTGACGAAATCGAAACCTACGACTTCCGTGTACTGGGCGAAGAAGTGGTACGCACCAAGGCTGGCCTGATCGATGCGATCAAGGTCGAGCGCGTCCGTGACCCTACGCAAAGCACCCGCAAGACCGTGCTGTGGTTCGCCAAGGACTGGGGCCACTTGCTGGTACGCCTGCATCAGGTGGAAACCGACGGCAAGGAATACCAGATCATGCTCAAGGAAGGCACCGTCGCCGGCAAGCCGGTCGAAGGTCGTCGCGACTGA
- a CDS encoding DUF883 family protein, translating to MLTCPRKAATPSTKDALLDEFQALVSDTEKLLQHSASLAGEQAEALREDIRSSLSRARETLHNAESGLREQGKMAVDATEDYVHKHPWQALGLSAAIGLVLGLLISRR from the coding sequence TTGCTCACATGCCCCCGCAAAGCCGCCACACCAAGCACCAAGGACGCCCTGCTGGATGAGTTCCAGGCTCTGGTCAGCGACACCGAGAAGCTCCTGCAGCATTCCGCCAGCCTTGCCGGTGAACAGGCCGAAGCGTTGCGCGAGGACATTCGCAGCAGCTTGAGCCGCGCCCGTGAAACCCTGCACAACGCCGAGTCGGGTTTGCGCGAGCAGGGCAAGATGGCCGTCGATGCCACCGAAGACTACGTGCACAAGCACCCCTGGCAGGCGTTGGGTCTGTCGGCCGCCATCGGCCTGGTGCTCGGCCTGCTGATCAGCCGCCGTTGA
- a CDS encoding phage holin family protein, whose product MSNGPSPRRLGAAFLGLLQGHVALLAHELEDQRNQALRALLLGGLCLAFALLLLMGLSAVLMILYWESHRLTVAIGLCLFYGSGLLACGAWLLTSLRNAEPPFSASLEELQRDREQLLP is encoded by the coding sequence ATGTCCAACGGACCCTCGCCACGACGTCTGGGCGCAGCTTTTCTGGGCTTGCTCCAGGGTCATGTGGCGTTGCTGGCCCACGAACTGGAAGACCAGCGCAACCAGGCACTGCGCGCGCTGCTGCTCGGCGGCCTGTGCCTGGCCTTCGCCCTGCTTCTGCTGATGGGCCTTTCCGCTGTGCTGATGATTCTCTACTGGGAGTCGCACCGCCTGACAGTCGCCATAGGCCTGTGCCTGTTCTACGGATCCGGCCTGCTCGCTTGCGGCGCCTGGCTGCTGACCAGCCTGCGCAATGCCGAGCCACCGTTCAGCGCCAGCCTGGAAGAACTGCAACGCGACCGCGAGCAACTGCTGCCATGA
- a CDS encoding EAL domain-containing protein: MIDGQPFAVFQPFIDTATGRIAGVEALARLRDAHGQAHSAGPLFADPKTPPAALRRLDRQVREDALRRFHQAPADWFLSINISPRWISRLRPAQPLPSLIQLQRSGIEPTRIVFEITELGGASQRLPDVVARYREAGARIAIDDFGAGYSQLDRVLALQPDILKLDMRLFQEAARGGPSGEVVKALAQMAEKTGCWIIAEGVETEAELNFALECGARYVQGFLFARPEEEFFASDAFVGRFARLRDSYVQQKLAERARLVNLRQQLAELMAELKSWAESGAPTSGLSSPDNYPWLLRTYQCDRHGTQLTPNLEWRQQAWHADDRYLRHNWSWRPYFYQLLTEGWEERRLTLSTTYRDATTNQYCLTAGQFIDNGRRLLLVDIDAAGL; this comes from the coding sequence GTGATCGACGGACAGCCCTTCGCCGTCTTCCAACCCTTTATCGACACCGCCACCGGCCGTATCGCCGGCGTGGAGGCGTTGGCGCGACTGCGCGATGCTCATGGCCAGGCCCATTCGGCCGGGCCACTGTTCGCCGATCCGAAGACCCCGCCCGCCGCCCTGCGTCGCCTCGACCGACAGGTTCGCGAGGATGCCCTGCGCCGCTTTCACCAGGCACCGGCGGACTGGTTCCTCAGCATCAACATCTCGCCACGCTGGATCAGCCGTTTGCGCCCGGCGCAACCGCTGCCCAGCCTGATCCAACTGCAGCGCAGCGGTATCGAGCCGACGCGCATCGTCTTCGAGATCACCGAGCTGGGCGGCGCCAGCCAGCGCCTGCCTGACGTGGTCGCGCGCTACCGCGAGGCTGGCGCGCGCATCGCCATCGACGACTTCGGCGCCGGCTACTCGCAGCTCGATCGCGTGCTGGCGCTGCAACCCGATATCCTCAAGCTGGACATGCGCCTGTTCCAGGAGGCCGCACGTGGCGGCCCCAGCGGCGAAGTGGTCAAGGCACTGGCGCAAATGGCGGAGAAAACCGGCTGCTGGATCATCGCGGAAGGGGTGGAAACCGAGGCCGAATTGAATTTCGCTCTGGAATGCGGCGCGCGCTACGTGCAGGGCTTTCTGTTCGCCAGGCCGGAAGAAGAGTTCTTCGCCAGCGATGCCTTCGTCGGTCGCTTCGCCCGCCTGCGCGACAGCTACGTGCAGCAGAAACTCGCCGAGCGCGCGCGTCTGGTCAATCTGCGTCAGCAACTGGCCGAGCTGATGGCAGAACTGAAGTCCTGGGCCGAGAGCGGCGCGCCAACCAGCGGCCTGAGCTCGCCTGACAATTACCCCTGGCTGCTGCGCACCTATCAGTGTGATCGCCACGGCACCCAGCTCACACCGAACCTGGAATGGCGCCAGCAGGCCTGGCACGCCGATGATCGCTACCTCCGGCACAACTGGTCCTGGCGCCCCTACTTCTATCAACTGCTGACCGAAGGCTGGGAAGAGCGGCGCCTGACCCTCTCCACCACATACCGTGACGCCACCACCAACCAGTACTGCCTCACGGCTGGCCAGTTCATCGACAACGGTCGCCGCTTGCTGCTGGTGGACATCGACGCTGCCGGTCTGTAG
- a CDS encoding deoxyguanosinetriphosphate triphosphohydrolase, whose protein sequence is MDWHTLLTRERLGKPAPSSAELGRSPFHKDHDRIIFSGAFRRLGRKTQVHPVSSNDHIHTRLTHSLEVSCVGRSLAMRVGEMLRDELPDWCTPSDLGMVVQSACLAHDIGNPPFGHSGEDAIRHWFQQAAGRGWLDAMSDAERGDFLNFEGNAQGFRVLTQLEYHQFDGGTRLTYATLGTYLKYPWTARHADAQGYKKHKFGCYQSELPLLEQIAAKLELPQLEAQRWARHPLVYLMEAADDICYGLIDLEDGVEMELLDYTEVEALLLDLVGDDLPETYRQLGPKDSRRRKLAILRGKAIEHLTNAAASAFVEQQQTLLGGGLQGDLVEHMHGAAKRCVQSAKSLAREKIFHDKRKTLHEIGAYTTLEILLNAFCGAALELHSGRPLSFKHRRILDLLSYYAPEPGWPLYRSFMRVIDFIAGMTDSYATEMAREMTGRTSPI, encoded by the coding sequence TTGGATTGGCACACCCTGCTCACCCGTGAACGTCTCGGCAAACCCGCACCCAGCTCGGCAGAGCTGGGCCGCAGCCCCTTCCACAAGGATCATGACCGCATCATCTTCTCCGGTGCGTTCCGTCGTCTCGGGCGCAAGACGCAAGTGCATCCAGTTTCCAGTAACGACCATATCCATACGCGCCTGACCCACTCACTGGAAGTCAGCTGCGTCGGCCGCTCGCTGGCCATGCGCGTCGGCGAGATGTTGCGTGACGAGTTGCCGGACTGGTGCACACCGAGCGACCTGGGCATGGTCGTGCAGTCCGCCTGTCTGGCTCACGATATCGGCAACCCGCCATTCGGCCACTCCGGTGAAGACGCCATCCGTCACTGGTTCCAGCAAGCCGCCGGGCGCGGCTGGCTGGATGCGATGAGCGATGCCGAACGCGGCGACTTTCTCAATTTCGAAGGCAATGCCCAGGGTTTTCGTGTGCTCACCCAACTGGAATACCACCAGTTCGATGGCGGTACGCGGCTGACCTACGCCACCCTCGGCACGTACCTGAAGTACCCCTGGACGGCCCGTCACGCCGATGCCCAGGGTTACAAGAAGCACAAGTTCGGCTGTTACCAGAGCGAGCTGCCGTTGCTCGAACAGATCGCCGCCAAGCTCGAGCTGCCGCAACTGGAGGCGCAGCGTTGGGCACGCCACCCGCTGGTCTACCTGATGGAGGCCGCGGACGATATCTGCTACGGCCTGATCGACCTGGAGGACGGCGTGGAGATGGAGCTGCTCGACTACACCGAGGTCGAGGCGCTGCTGCTTGATCTGGTCGGCGACGACCTGCCGGAGACCTATCGCCAGCTCGGCCCCAAGGACTCGCGCCGACGCAAGCTGGCGATTCTGCGCGGCAAGGCCATCGAACACCTGACCAACGCGGCGGCCAGCGCCTTCGTCGAACAGCAGCAGACCCTGCTCGGCGGTGGCCTGCAGGGCGATCTGGTGGAACACATGCACGGCGCAGCCAAACGCTGCGTACAGAGTGCAAAGTCCCTGGCGCGCGAGAAGATCTTCCACGACAAGCGCAAGACGCTGCACGAGATAGGCGCCTACACCACGCTGGAAATTCTCCTCAACGCCTTCTGCGGCGCGGCATTGGAGCTGCATAGTGGGCGACCGCTGTCATTCAAGCATCGCCGTATTCTCGATCTGCTCAGTTACTATGCGCCGGAACCGGGCTGGCCGCTGTATCGCTCGTTCATGCGGGTGATCGACTTCATCGCCGGCATGACGGACAGCTACGCGACGGAAATGGCGCGGGAGATGACTGGCCGCACGAGCCCGATCTGA
- a CDS encoding YggL family protein → MATNRSRRLRKKLCVDEFQELGFELTLNFKADLSDKILDDFVDQFLDQAIAGNGLDYVGGEDFGLVCLAKRGSVNEEQRAAVEAWLKGRNELEKFELSPLQDVWYPENPINQA, encoded by the coding sequence ATGGCGACCAACCGTTCCCGCCGTCTGCGCAAGAAGCTCTGTGTCGATGAATTTCAGGAACTGGGCTTCGAGCTGACCCTGAACTTCAAGGCCGACTTGAGCGACAAGATCCTCGACGATTTCGTCGATCAGTTCCTCGACCAGGCCATCGCCGGCAATGGTCTGGATTACGTGGGTGGCGAGGACTTCGGTCTGGTCTGCCTGGCCAAGCGTGGCTCGGTCAACGAGGAGCAACGTGCTGCCGTTGAAGCCTGGCTCAAGGGCCGCAACGAGCTGGAGAAATTCGAGCTCAGCCCGCTGCAGGACGTCTGGTACCCGGAAAACCCGATCAACCAGGCGTGA
- the dacB gene encoding D-alanyl-D-alanine carboxypeptidase/D-alanyl-D-alanine-endopeptidase, giving the protein MIQRFRQLALCALLLPLALSSHAAGTTLPAKVEQALKANKISSNALSVVTVPLNGQSGGLQFNADVSVNPASTMKLVTTFAALELLGPNYQWKTEFYADGPLKDGVLHGNLYLRGGGDPKLNMERLWLLLRDLRINGVRQVQGDLVLDRSFFVAPQLPAFNDDGGDANKPFLVKPDSLLVNLKAQRFITRAEGGKVQIAMDPPIAAVRIDNQVRLLKAGKCPAWPDIRYNAVDQYDGTTLIVSGQLAEGCSAQTYLSLLDHPSYAAGAVRGIWQELGGKILGLDRQGSVPENARMLVRAFSPDLVEIVRDINKYSNNTMARQLFLSIGAQFRTEADQDDAMAAQRVIRNWLARKGITAPHLVMENGSGLSRAERISAREMALILQAAWRSPYAAEFRSSMPLVAMDGTMRRRLQRTPLVGEAHIKTGTLNNVRAIAGYSRDSNGQDWAVVAILNDPKPWGATSILDQVLLYTYNQPKR; this is encoded by the coding sequence ATGATCCAGCGGTTTCGCCAACTGGCGCTATGCGCCCTGCTTCTGCCTCTCGCCCTGTCCAGCCATGCCGCCGGCACCACGCTGCCGGCCAAGGTCGAGCAGGCCCTGAAGGCCAACAAGATTTCCAGCAACGCGCTGTCGGTGGTGACCGTCCCACTGAACGGCCAGAGCGGTGGCCTGCAGTTCAATGCCGATGTCTCGGTCAACCCGGCCTCCACCATGAAACTGGTGACCACCTTTGCGGCCCTGGAACTGCTTGGCCCCAACTATCAGTGGAAGACCGAGTTCTATGCCGACGGCCCACTGAAGGATGGCGTGCTGCATGGCAACCTCTACCTCAGGGGAGGTGGCGACCCGAAACTGAACATGGAAAGACTCTGGCTGCTGCTGCGCGATTTGCGCATCAACGGCGTGCGTCAGGTACAGGGTGACCTGGTGCTCGATCGCAGCTTCTTCGTCGCCCCGCAATTGCCGGCCTTCAACGACGACGGTGGCGACGCCAACAAACCCTTCCTGGTCAAGCCCGACTCCCTGCTGGTCAACCTCAAGGCGCAGCGCTTCATCACCCGCGCCGAAGGCGGCAAGGTGCAAATTGCCATGGATCCGCCCATCGCCGCCGTGCGCATCGACAATCAGGTGCGCCTGCTCAAGGCAGGCAAATGCCCGGCCTGGCCGGACATCCGCTACAACGCGGTGGACCAGTACGACGGCACCACCCTGATCGTCAGCGGCCAACTGGCCGAAGGCTGCAGCGCGCAAACCTACCTGTCGCTGCTCGACCACCCCAGCTATGCCGCCGGAGCGGTACGCGGCATCTGGCAGGAGCTGGGCGGCAAGATTCTCGGCCTGGACCGCCAGGGCTCCGTACCGGAAAATGCCCGCATGCTGGTACGCGCCTTCTCCCCCGATTTGGTGGAGATCGTCCGCGACATCAACAAGTACAGCAACAACACCATGGCCCGGCAGTTGTTTCTCAGCATTGGCGCGCAGTTCCGTACTGAAGCCGATCAGGACGATGCCATGGCCGCGCAGCGGGTGATCCGCAACTGGCTGGCGCGCAAGGGCATCACCGCGCCGCATCTGGTCATGGAGAATGGCTCCGGACTGTCACGCGCCGAACGCATCAGCGCACGCGAAATGGCGCTGATCCTCCAGGCGGCCTGGCGCAGCCCTTATGCCGCCGAATTCCGCAGCTCGATGCCGCTGGTGGCAATGGACGGCACCATGCGCCGCCGCCTGCAGCGCACCCCGCTGGTGGGTGAAGCGCATATCAAGACCGGCACCCTGAACAACGTGCGCGCCATCGCAGGCTACAGCCGCGACAGCAACGGCCAGGACTGGGCTGTGGTAGCCATCCTCAACGACCCGAAACCCTGGGGCGCCACCTCGATCCTCGATCAGGTGCTGCTGTACACCTACAACCAGCCCAAGCGCTGA
- the rlmKL gene encoding bifunctional 23S rRNA (guanine(2069)-N(7))-methyltransferase RlmK/23S rRNA (guanine(2445)-N(2))-methyltransferase RlmL — MSERYEIVLTCPKGLEGLLLEEAKALGLEEVREQTAAVRGHAEIEVAYRLCLWSRLANRVLLVLSRFAMNNADELYDGVQAVDWRDHLQPAGSLAVEFSGNGSGIDNTHFGALKVKDAIVDRLRTAGGERPSIDKLNPDLRVHLRLDRGEAVLSLDLSGHSLHQRGYRLQQGAAPLKENLAAAILIRAGWPRIAAEGGALADPMCGVGTFLVEAALMAADIAPNLRRERWGFSNWLGHVPAIWKKLHAEAEARAAAGLAKPPLWIRGYEADPRLIQPGRNNVERAGLSDWVKIYQGELGSFEPRPDQNQKGLVISNPPYGERLGDEASLLYLYQNLGERLRQACLGWEAAVFTGAPELGKRMGLRSHKQYSFWNGALPCKLLLIKVQVEQFVTAERRAREDDQQPANEAPQQARLSEGGQMFANRLQKNLKQLGKWARREGVECYRLYDADMPEYAVAVDLYRDWVHVQEYAAPRSVDPDKAQARLLDALAAIPQALGVAQNRVVIKRRERQTGTKQYQRQAAQGEFMEVNEGGVKLLVNLTDYLDTGLFLDHRPLRLRLQREAAGKRFLNLFCYTATATVHAAKGGARSTTSVDLSKTYLDWARRNLALNGFSDKHRLEQGDVMAWLGEDRGEYDLIFIDPPTFSNSKRMEGVFDVQRDHVELLDLAMARLARGGVLYFSNNFRKFQLDESLVARYQVEDITAQTLDPDFARNPKIHRAWRFTAR, encoded by the coding sequence ATGTCTGAACGTTACGAAATCGTACTGACCTGCCCCAAAGGGCTCGAAGGCCTGTTGCTGGAAGAGGCCAAGGCGCTGGGCCTGGAGGAGGTGCGCGAGCAGACTGCTGCAGTACGTGGCCATGCCGAGATCGAAGTGGCCTATCGCCTGTGCCTGTGGTCGCGCCTGGCCAACCGGGTGCTGCTGGTGCTGTCGCGCTTTGCCATGAACAACGCCGATGAGCTGTACGACGGCGTGCAGGCAGTGGACTGGCGTGACCATCTGCAGCCGGCCGGCAGTCTGGCGGTGGAGTTCAGCGGCAACGGCTCGGGTATCGATAACACCCACTTCGGTGCACTCAAGGTCAAGGATGCGATCGTCGACCGGCTGCGTACGGCCGGTGGTGAGCGGCCCAGTATCGACAAGCTCAACCCGGACCTGCGCGTGCATTTGCGTCTGGATCGTGGTGAGGCGGTGCTTTCCCTCGATCTTTCCGGGCACAGCCTGCACCAGCGCGGTTATCGCCTGCAGCAGGGGGCTGCGCCGCTGAAGGAAAACTTGGCGGCCGCGATCCTGATTCGCGCCGGTTGGCCGCGTATCGCTGCCGAGGGCGGTGCATTGGCCGATCCGATGTGCGGTGTGGGTACTTTCCTGGTGGAGGCGGCGCTGATGGCTGCCGATATCGCCCCCAATCTCAGGCGTGAGCGTTGGGGTTTTTCCAACTGGCTCGGCCATGTGCCGGCCATCTGGAAAAAACTGCATGCCGAGGCCGAAGCACGCGCTGCGGCCGGCCTGGCCAAACCACCGCTGTGGATTCGTGGTTATGAAGCCGACCCGCGTCTGATCCAGCCAGGGCGCAACAACGTCGAGCGCGCCGGATTGTCCGACTGGGTGAAGATCTATCAGGGTGAACTGGGCAGTTTCGAGCCGCGCCCGGATCAGAATCAGAAAGGTCTGGTGATCAGCAATCCGCCCTACGGCGAGCGCCTGGGCGACGAAGCCAGCTTGCTGTACCTCTACCAGAACCTCGGCGAGCGCCTGCGTCAGGCCTGCCTGGGCTGGGAGGCAGCGGTGTTCACCGGTGCGCCGGAGTTGGGCAAGCGCATGGGCCTGCGCAGTCACAAGCAGTATTCGTTCTGGAACGGCGCACTGCCGTGCAAGTTGTTGCTGATCAAGGTGCAGGTCGAGCAGTTCGTCACCGCCGAACGGCGTGCGCGCGAAGATGATCAGCAGCCAGCTAACGAGGCGCCGCAACAGGCGCGCCTGTCCGAAGGCGGGCAGATGTTCGCCAACCGCCTGCAGAAGAATCTCAAGCAACTGGGCAAGTGGGCGCGCCGCGAAGGTGTCGAGTGCTACCGCCTGTACGATGCCGATATGCCCGAGTATGCCGTGGCGGTCGATCTGTACCGCGACTGGGTGCACGTACAGGAATATGCCGCGCCACGTTCGGTCGACCCGGACAAGGCCCAGGCGCGGCTGCTCGACGCCTTGGCGGCGATCCCGCAGGCGCTGGGCGTGGCCCAGAATCGTGTGGTGATCAAACGCCGCGAGCGTCAGACCGGTACCAAGCAGTATCAGCGCCAGGCGGCGCAGGGCGAGTTCATGGAGGTGAATGAAGGCGGGGTCAAGCTGCTGGTCAACCTTACCGATTATCTGGATACCGGGCTGTTCCTCGATCATCGCCCGCTGCGCCTGCGCCTGCAGCGCGAGGCGGCCGGCAAGCGTTTCCTCAACCTGTTCTGCTACACCGCCACGGCCACTGTGCATGCGGCCAAGGGCGGCGCGCGCAGTACCACCAGCGTCGACCTGTCGAAAACCTATCTGGACTGGGCGCGGCGTAACCTGGCGCTCAACGGCTTTTCCGACAAGCATCGCCTGGAGCAGGGCGATGTGATGGCCTGGCTGGGCGAGGATCGCGGGGAGTACGACCTTATTTTCATCGACCCGCCAACCTTCTCCAACTCCAAGCGCATGGAAGGCGTGTTTGATGTGCAACGCGATCACGTCGAGTTGCTCGACCTGGCCATGGCGCGTCTGGCCCGTGGCGGCGTGTTGTACTTCTCCAACAACTTCCGCAAGTTCCAGCTCGACGAGAGTCTGGTGGCGCGTTATCAGGTCGAGGATATCACCGCGCAGACCCTGGACCCGGACTTCGCGCGTAATCCGAAGATCCACCGCGCCTGGCGTTTCACGGCGCGGTAG
- the rmf gene encoding ribosome modulation factor has protein sequence MRRLKRDPLERAFLRGYQYGINGKSRELCPFTLPSVRQAWLNGWREGRGDNWDGLTGTAGIHRLNELHAVG, from the coding sequence ATGAGAAGACTTAAGCGTGATCCGTTAGAAAGAGCTTTTTTGCGCGGCTATCAGTACGGCATCAATGGTAAATCCCGCGAACTCTGCCCCTTTACACTACCTTCGGTTCGTCAGGCCTGGCTCAATGGCTGGCGTGAGGGCCGTGGTGACAACTGGGATGGGCTGACCGGCACGGCCGGTATTCATCGACTCAACGAACTTCACGCTGTCGGCTGA